Part of the Candidatus Neomarinimicrobiota bacterium genome, CCAGACTTAAAGCCAAAGGCCAAAAAACTCCATCAAAACATGACGTTTTCGGAAATTCTATTGTGGAAACGACTAAAAGCAAAACAAATGATGGGTTTTCAGTTCAATAGACAGCGTCCTATTGACAATTATATCGTAGATTTTTATTGTAAGGATTTGATGCTTGCCATTGAAGTTGATGGTGCCAGTCATGATGCTGTAGAAGTTCAGAAATATGATGGGAGACGACAAAAAAGA contains:
- a CDS encoding DUF559 domain-containing protein — protein: MTKRIILTYNPDLKPKAKKLHQNMTFSEILLWKRLKAKQMMGFQFNRQRPIDNYIVDFYCKDLMLAIEVDGASHDAVEVQKYDGRRQKRLEKLGVRFLRFDDLDVKKNIDDVVMTIQLWIEEHQEDLTERKPTPSPSKEGNDWEK